The Hymenobacter chitinivorans DSM 11115 genome segment GGCTGGAAAGCTAAAAGAAGCTAGCAAGCTAGTTCCCCTCCTCAGATGAGGAGGGGCTAGGGGTGGTTGAAACGTCAGAACGACCCCCAGCACCAAACGCCGCCTCGATTCCAGCCAACACCCCATCCATCTGCTCCAGCACCAGCTTGTTTTCGAACCGTAGCACCTGTATTCCCTGCTTGTTCAGGTAAGCCGTGCGCTCCACATCGTGAGCCTCGCCGCTCACCGTGAAGTGTCCCGCTCCATCCAGCTCCACTACCAGCTTCTCGGCTGGGCAGTAGAAGTCCACGATGTAGGAACCGATGCTGTGTTGGCGCCGA includes the following:
- a CDS encoding endonuclease domain-containing protein produces the protein MSATEHIHNLIQEKDHRRQLRRHLTPAEALLWRTLQRSQLAGRKFRRQHSIGSYIVDFYCPAEKLVVELDGAGHFTVSGEAHDVERTAYLNKQGIQVLRFENKLVLEQMDGVLAGIEAAFGAGGRSDVSTTPSPSSSEEGN